The Gallaecimonas xiamenensis 3-C-1 nucleotide sequence AGATGATGTCGCAGCAGGCGTTAAGCTTCTGCGCCTTGGGCCTGTGTTTGGTGTTTTTCGTTCTCTGGCTGGCCGGGCTATGGCGAAACCGGACCCTGCAACGGCAGAACGACCGCCTGGCGGCCCGCGCCAAGGTGCGCGACGAACTGGCACAGCAGGCCCGTAGCGGCTGGCTCTGCCTCACCCCCGAGCTGGACATCCATTGGGCCAGCCCTTCCCTGGCCGTACTGTTCGACAAGGTGGCGTCAGCCAAAGGCAGCCACCTCTCCGTATTGGACGCCCCCTGGCCCTTGGCCGCCTTGCGGGGCTGGCGTGACGGCAAGAGCCCCTATTTCCAACAGCAGATCCCCGGCTTTGCGCTGCACGGTTACCGCCGTGACGGCCAGCTTTGGCTGCACATCGCCTGCCAGCAAGGGACCCAGCGCCAGGTTCGCCAGCTGCGCCAGCAGTTGCAAAAAGACGGCCTGACCGGCCTGCTCAACCGTCAGGGCTTTATCCTCAAATTGGTGGCGGACGGCTTTAACGACGGTGCCTTGGCCCAGTTGAACCTGCAACGCTTTCGCATGCTCAACGACACCCTGGGCCTGGATGCCGGTGACGAACTGCTCAGGAACCTGGGGGAACTGGTGCAAGGAGCACTGCACCACGGCGAATTTGCCGCCCGCCCCGACGGCGACACCTTCTGGATCCGTTTTGCAGAAGGCAGCAACTGGGAGCAGCGCCTGGAAGCGCTGCTTAAGGTATTGCAAGGCACCATCAGCCAAGTCTGCCAGGACGGCTTCCCGCTGGGGCTCAAGGCCGGGGTCTGCCTGGCCGAAGCCGGCCTTGACACCTGGGAGTCCATCCGCCGCGCCGATCTGGCCTGCCATCTGCCGTCCGATCTGCCTTGGGTGCGTTTTAGCGCCGAGCATCCGCTGCTGGTGGAGCGCCACCAGGCCTCAAAGTTGGCCAAGACGGTCAGCCAGGCCATCCAGGACGGCAACTTCCTATTGTTCTACCAACCCCTGCAACCCCTTAAACCCCAGCACGGGCCCTTGCGGGCAGAGGTACTGGTGCGGATGCTGGGCGAGCAGGGCGAGATGCTGAGCCCGGGCCGCTTCCTGGCGGCCACCGAACATTTCCAGCTCACCTCCCGCCTGGACCGCTGGGTGATCAAAGCGGTGATCGACTGGCTGGGGCGCCACCCCCAACTGCACGACCAACTGGTGCTGGCGGTGAACCTCAGCGGCCAGAGCCTGTCGGACAGCCGCTTTGCCCTGACCATTCGCCACTGGCTGCGCTCGGCCGGGGTGCCGGCCAAGACCTTGTGTATCGAGATCACCGAATCGGTGGCCATCGATAACCTCAAGGAGGCGCGCCGCTTTATGGCTGCCTTGCAAGAAGAAGGGGTGCGCTTTGCCCTGGATGACTTCGGCAGCGGCTTTTCGTCCTTCCGCTACCTGCAGGTGTTGCCGGTGGACTACGTGAAGATAGACGGCAGCCTTATTCAAGACCTGCTGCGTAGCCGCCGGGACAGGGCCATAGTGCGGGGCATTGCGTCTGTGTGCAGAGGATTGTCGTTGCCAGTGGTGGCGGAGTTTGTGGATAAGCCAGAACTGCTGGCGTATGTCAGGCGGTTGGGGCTGGACTATGCACAGGGCAACCTTATCGGTCGCCCTTCTCGCTTGGACTTGCTGCCCCTGGAGTGGCAGGAGCAGCAGGAGGCTTGAGCCTAGGCCGCGTCGCTGGCCGGGATCAGGGCTTGGGCCCTGGTGGTGCGGGCACTGCGGTGGGCGTTGGGCTTGTGTAGATAAGTTTTAAGCTGGCGCTGCAGTTTCTGGGTCAGGGCGCCAAGGGCGGCGTAGCCGTCCATGTCCCTGGCTTTGGCCACCAAGTCGCCATTGGGCAGCCCTATGGTGGCTTCCATCACCACGGCCATGCCGTCACGGTCGATGATCAGTTTGGGGTTGATAAAGGGGACGTCGAAGCGTTCCAATTTGCCCAGTTGCTTGTGGATCTGGGCCTCGAGAGCGGCGGTGACTGGCTGGGTCCGGCTGGTGATATCGATGCGCATAAAAGACCTCCTAAGTCATCTCTGTCATTGCCTTCGACTTCCACGCTACGCTTTTTGCCCGCCGCTGTCATGTGATCAAGATCAACTTTTTTCCGGATTTTGACGGTCCCATGACAAAGCGTGAATCCCCTGGCAAATCTTGCCGAAAGGGGCTTGTTACCGCCCTTTAGCGGGGGCATAGTTGAGAGGATTTATACCGTGTTAGCCGCCAACGACATCCAATCCCTACGCCTTATTCTCTGGTCGGCGGCCCTGGCCATGCTGCTTTGGCTGGGGGTGGCGGGGCTGCCTTATCCCCTTTGGTGGCTGGTGGCCCTGTGGGGCCTGCAAGGGGCCTGGTTGGCCCTGTCCAGGACCATGACCAAGGCCTGGCCCCTGGTGGTGGACATGGCCCTGCTTACCCTGCTGTTTGCCGGTTCCGGCGGCCACACCAACCCCTTTGTCAGCCTCTATCTGCTGCCCGTGGTTATTGCCCTTTTGGCCAAGGCCGAGCGCCAGGCCCTGTGGGTAGCCCTGGCCGCCGCCCTGGGTTACAGCACCCTGATGCTGTTGCCGGAAGACCAGGGCTGGCACCGCGCCGGCCATTACTGGGGCATGTGGGCCAACACCCTGCTGACCCTGGTGGTGTTGCTGCTTTTTGCCGGCAACCTTAACCGGCTGCTGCGCCGCCAGGGCCAAGCCATCAGCCAACTGCGCGAACAGCAGCTGCGGGCAGAGCAGGTGATGGCCGTTGCCGCCCAGGCTGCTTTGGCCGCCCACCAGTTGGCCACCCCCTTGTCGGTGGCGCGCCTTACCGCCGACGAACTTGCCGAAGAAAGCCCCGACCCGCGCCTGGCCGATCTGCAACGTGCCCTGGGGCGCTGCGCCTTGCAGCTGCAAAAGGTGCGGGAAGCGGCAGAGCCGGCCCCGGCCGCCCCCAAATCCCTGGCCGCCTTGCTGGAAGACTTGGCCGAGCGTTTTCGGCTGCTGCGCCCAGGTACCCAGCTGCAACTGCCAGCGGCCCAAGCTGGCCAGGTGCAGAGCGACGCCACCCTGGTGCCGGCCATCCTCAACCTCTTGGACAATGCCGCCCACCAGGGGGAGGCCATCAAGCTGAGGCTGCTGCAAGAGCCGGAGCATTGGTTGCTGCAAATCGGTGACGGTGGCCCGGGCCTGGCCCCGGAACTAGCCAAGGCCCTTGGCCAACCGCTGCCGTCCGACCGCCACCCCGGCCCCGGCCTTGGGTTGTTCCTGGCCCATGTCAGCCTGGAGCGGCTGGGGGGCTTTTTACGGATCAAGGGCGATGAGCGCCAAAGCTGGGTGGAAGTGGGGCTGAAAAAAGCATGAAACTGCTGCTGCTGGAAGACGACTTGCCCCTGGCGCAAACCCTTAGCCGGGTTTTGGGCCGCAAGGGCTTTGAGGTACGCCACCTGGCCACCAGCGAGCAGCTGCTGGCCGAGGCCGAAGGCTTTGCCCCCACTGTGGTGCTGCTGGACCTGAAGCTGGAGCAGGGCACCAGCCTGCCGCTGATAGCGCCCCTTAGGCAAATCCTGCCCCAGGCCCGGATCCTGGTGATTACCGGCTACGCCGCCATTAGCTCGGCGGTAGCGGCCATCAAGGCCGGCGCCGACGACTACCTGCCCAAACCTCTGGAGATGGCCTCGCTGCTGGCGGCCATCGCTGGCCAGGGCAGCGCAGAACTGGCCCCGTCGCCGCTGCCCCCGGCCCGGCTGGAATGGGAGCACCTGCACAAGGTGCTGGCCGACCACCAGGGCAATGTGTCGGCCACCGCCAGGGCTCTTGGCATGCACAGGCGCACCCTGCAGCGCAAGCTGGCCAAACACCCGGTGTCTTGCGACCCGCAGGCCCCTGAGGCAGACTCCTAGACAATCAAGGAGGCATCATGGTCAAGGTCTGGGACGGGTTTATCCGGGCGTTTCACTGGTCGCAGCTGCTGCTCTTAGCCGGCTGCTGGTGGACGGCGGAAGAAGGGGAAATGGTCTGGCACCAATGGTTGGCCATGACCCTGCTGGCCTTGTGGGGGGCACGGCTCTATTGGGGGCTGTTTGGCTCTGAAAGTGCCAGATTCGCCAGTTTCCTGAAAAAGCCCGGCGAGGTATGGGCCTTTGCCAAGGCCCTGGTGAAGGGCCAAAGCAGCCCCAAGGCCGGCCATAACCCCCTGGGGGGCTGGATGGTCGCCCTGATGCTGCTTTGCATCGGCTTGCAGATGGCCACCGGCCTTTTTGCCAGCGACGAGATCTTCACCGAAGGCCCGCTCTACAGCTGGGTCAGCAGCGATACCGCCGATCTTCTTACCCGGCTGCACCACCTCAACTTCAACCTGCTGCTGGGCCTTATTGCCCTGCACCTGCTGGCCCTGGTGGTACATAGCCTCAAGGGCGAGCGCCTGGTGCCGGCCATGGTCACCGGCCGCAACAAGACATTGGCCCAGGGGCCGGCCCTTAAAGCCAGTTGGCCGGCTTGGCTGGTGTTCGCCCTGCTGTGGGGCCTGTTGTACTGGGGCTGGGGCAGCGGTCTCTAGCCCCGGCTGCCTTAGCGGTTTTTAAAGTCGCTGTGGCAGGCCTTGCAGTTCTTGGCCGCCTTCATAAAGGCCGGCTTGATGCTGCCAAGGTCACCGCTTTGGGCGCTCTTGGCCAGGTCGGCCGCGTCAGACTGGAACTTGGCCAGGCGCTTTTTAAACTCGTCGGTGTTTTCCCAAACCGCCGCTTTGGCCTTGGTGTCGCCCTGGTCGGCGCCCGGATAGAGAAAACCTTCCAGGGGCATCTTCGACAGGGCCGCCAGGCTGTCGGCCCGGTATTGGAAGGCGGCGGCGTCAAAGGCCTTGTCGCCCTTGACCATGGCGCCCATTTCGCCAAAGTGGGTGGCCACCAGGCTGAACACCGACTGGCGATAGGCGATGGCCTCGTCCTTGTCGTCAAAGGCCTGGGCAAAGGGAACGACGGCCACCAGGGCCGCCAGGGCAAGCTTTTTCATTCTTCCTCCTTGGCTGACATTGCCGGTCAAGTTCTAACCTACTCAAGGCCTTACGGCAAGCAAGCTAACCAAGTTCAGGGTCAATAGCCCTTGGTTCAGGGCAGGGCGCTCTGGTATACTGAGTGCAACACATTGGGGCCGATCAGGATTCGACGGGGATCGCGAAACCCAAGGTGCATGCCGAGGTGCGGTTGGCCTCGTAAAAAAACCGCAAACAAATAGTCGCAAACGACGAAAACTACGCACTCGCTGCCTAATAAGCAGTAGAGAGCCTTTCCCCCTTAGCCCGCCTATCGGCTTTGGATCCGGAAAGTCACCCTAGATAGGATCGCGTGGAGGCTTCGCCTGGAGCCAAGACGTTAAAACCAATCAGGCTCGCTACCTGAAAGCCTGTCGTTCGGCGTTCTACGTAGTTAACTAAAAGAACTGACTAAGCATGTAGTACCGAGGATGTAGGGTTCACGGACGGGGGTTCAAATCCCCCCGGCTCCACCAAACAAAGAAAAAGGCCACCGCAAGGTGGCCTTTTTCTTTGTTTGAAGGTGCTGGCGGTGTGAATGGACCCCATTGGGTTCACAAAATGGCAGGATAGCCATTTTGGAGCGCCACAGGCGACCCCGAAGGGGCGAGGGCCAAGGATGGCCCGAGTCAAATCCCCCCAGCTCGGCCTCCGCAAGGAGGCCTGTTTGTTCGCTGTCGTCTGGAGGGGGGATTCTTCACCCCCGTAGGGGGTTCACCAGTTTGTCTGGAACAAACTGGAACAGCCAAAGGCTGGTCCCCAGCGCAGCGAGCGGGTGAGGGGCAAGGACGCGGCGAATAAATCCCCCCGGCTCGGCCACAGCGAGGTGGTCACAGCAGTGAGGTACAGGACTGTGGCACAAGGCAAAAGAGCCTGATATCCCTGTGCCGCATTAACCTCTTCAATCTAGTCCTGCTGGCCACCTCAAGGCCGTGATGAAACGGTCTGGTTCAACACCGCTTTAGGGGTAATCGGTAGCTAAGGCTTCCTGATAAGACTGACTTTCAGCTGTGCCTTATTCCGTCTTGAATCTCTTTGGCATCGTAACGTAGTCTGTCAGATATCGATTAAAAACAGCGCAAGGATGCAATCGTCTGTTTGATATCAAAGAGCGTTTTAGGGTCATTGAACTCATTGTTTGGTGGGAAGGAAGGGTCACCACTGGCCATCTATGCCATTTTTTTGCGGTCGGCCGTCAACAGGCGAGCAAAGATTTGGCGAGCTACAGGACTCAGTTTCCGGGGCAGTTGCATTATGGCCAGTCTCAAAAGGGGTATCTGCCCACTACCCATTTCAAACCTCGGTTTATTGGCCTCGATGTCAATGAGTACCTGGATTGGATAACCGCCCAGCAGCGCTTAAGCACATCTCCCCAACCAGCCTACAGTTTGCCCTTTAGCCAGGTATTTCCTGCCACTCGGCAAGTCGATGCCACTTTGATCCGTCCTATGGTGCGTGCCCTTCGCCAGCAGCAACGGCTAGAGGTGGACTACCTCGGCGTCACCAACCCCAGCCGTGAAGGGCGGGTGATAGTCCCCACCCGTTTTGTCAAAACCGCCCAGCGCTGGCACCTGCGTGCTTGGTGCGAGCAAAGTCAGGGCTACCGCGACTTTGTGCTAAGCCGCTTTCGTGGCGAGCCCGATCTGCTGGGCCGGCCCTTGACCCCCTTGCCAGAAGACATTGCCTGGCACACCCACATCACCCTTTGCATCAGACCCGACCCGCGCCTGAGCCCCGCCCAACAAGCCGCCCTGGCCGCCGACTACGGCATGGCAAACGGTGAGCTTTTGCTCCCAAGCCGCGCCGCCCTTGCCAACTACCTGCTACTGGATATGCACATCCACACCAAGATGCTCGACGGCAACCCCGCCGCCCAGCAGCTTATTCTCGCCAACATCGACGAGGTTAAGCCCTGGCTCTTTGGCGGCTGACCTGTCGCCTCAGGCGACATGTGAAAAACCACAGTGTTGGCAAGAAGTTAGGAGAGGGTAAGGTGGGCAAGGAAGCCAAGGAGCCACGATGAGCGACGCCATTTACCGTTACTGGGGCAAAGCCCGCAAAGACGACAACCTGCAAGGGGATGCTTATCACTTGCTGCCCTACCACAGCCTGGATGTGGCGGCGGTAGGCTGGTGGTTACTCTCAGAGCGTTTCGGTTATGGCGCCATGCTGGCCAAAAAGCTGGCGTTGCCACAGGCGCAGTTACAGCGGCTGTTTGCCTTTTTCTTAAGCGTGCATGACTTGGGGAAATTTGCCCGGGCCTTTCAAAATCTGGCCCCCGACCTGTCAGATAAGCTTGTACCGAGCCTGGATGCCTACCGTTACACCGAGCGCCATGATTCATTGGGGTTTTGGCTCTTTAAGCAATCTGAAGTCATTAAAAGTCAGCTGGCTGACCGCTGCTGCTTACCGGCACGTAAGATAGCCAGCTCCGGCACGCTGGATTGCTGGCTGCAAATTGTCACCGGTCATCACGGCCAACCACCGAAGGCGCAATTAAAAAGACCCGAGCATTTTTTTACTGCCGACGATATGGCCGCGGCCGAAGCCTTTTTTATGGCGATGTTGGACTTGTGGCTGCAGCCCGAAGATCTGCCGCTGTTGGTCGACCGCGCGTTGAAGGCGGCACTGATACAAAGCTCATGGCAGTTGGCAGGGCTGGCGGTATTAGCCGACTGGCAAGGCTCAAACCAAATCTATTTCCCCTACCAAAAAACGCCGCAAGCACTCGGTGCCTATTGGCAAGAACGCGCTAAACCTCAGGCGCTAAAAGCATTGCAGCAAGCAGGTATTGAAGGCATTGCTGCAGCGCCCTTTACCTCCATCAAGCGACTGTTTCCCTTTATTGAAACGCCGACACCGCTGCAGCAGTACGCTATTGAGCAGCCGCTGAGTGACGGCCCCCAGCTCTTTATCCTCGAAGATGTCACCGGAGCTGGTAAAACCGAAGCCGCGCTGACCTTGGTGCATCGGCTGCTGGCGCAAGGGTCAGCTGGCGGGCTTTACATTGGCTTACCGACCATGGCCACCGCTAATGCCATGTATCAGCGTCTGGCCGAATGTTATGGCCGCTTGTTTACCGATGAAGCAAGGCCTTCGCTGGTGCTCTCCCACGGTGCCCGCCATCTGTCTGAAACCTTTCGCCAATCGGTGATGTTGCCGGAGCAACCAGTAGATTTGGCTTATCAAGCAGAAGAAGCCTCTGCCTCGGTGTATTGCAATGAGTGGCTGGCCGATAGCCGCAAAAAAGCGCTGTTGGCTACCGTGGGCGTTGGCACCCTCGACCAAGCACTACTCAGCGTCTTGCCCGCGCGCCATCAGTCCCTACGCTTACTCGGGCTGGTGGGCAAGGTATTGCTGGTGGACGAGGTGCATGCGTACGACCCCTACATGCGTACCTTGCTGGCGCGGCTGTTAACCCTTCATGCCCGCCAAGGCGGCAGTGCTATTTTGCTTTCTGCAACCTTACCCCAGACCATGAAAAGCGAGTTGCTAGAGGCTTTTGCCAAAGGACTGGCGCAATTGGCGCCTTGCCTGACGGCAAGCAACTACCCATTAGCCACACAGTTTCCAGCCCCTAATGGCGAGAGCGAACGGCCCCTTGCAACCCGGCCCGAGGTGCAGCGCACCGTCAGGCTGGAAAGGCTCGATGACGAAGCCGCCGCTTTGGCCCTTATTGAGCAGAGCGTTAGCCAGGGCCGGTGTGTGTGCTGGGTGCGCAACACTGTCGATGAGGCAAGAAAAGCCTACGCCGCCCTTGCCAGTAAAGGCCTGAACCAACAGCAGCTCACGCTTTTTCACAGCCGTTTTGCCATGCAAGACCGCCAGCGTATTGAGCAGCAGATTCTTAGCCTTTTTGGCAAGCAAGGCGACGGTAGCCAGCGCCGTGGGCAAGTGCTGGTAGCTACCCAAGTGGTAGAGCAAAGCCTGGATCTGGACTTTGATGTGATGATCTCCGATCTCGCCCCCGTTGATCTTTTACTGCAAAGGGCCGGGCGCTTGCACCGCCACACCAGGAATGTAGCGGGCGCGCCGATGAAAGGCCGTGATGAGCGCGCCACCCCGGTTTTTTATCTTCTCTCGCCATCGCCCACTACCAATGCTGATGACAGTTGGCTCCCAAAAGGCAACGGCTCTCGCGCTGTCTATCAGAACCTGGCGCTGCTGTGGCGCTCTGCTGTTGTGCTCTTGGAAAAAGGCCATTTTTGCATGCCAGAAGATGCGCGCTTTTTAATTGAGCAGGTCTACAGCCCAGACACCCCGCTACAAGCCCCTGATGCACTTTTAGACAGCGCCTATGAGCTGGAAGGCCAGCACAAGGCAGCGGTGAGTATTGCCAACGCCAATGTCTTGAACCTGGACCAAGGCTACAGCCAAAGCAGTAACGCCACCGGTTGGGGGGAGGAGGTGAATATTCCCACCCGCCTCAGTGACAACACGGTCTCGGTGGTTTTGCTAGCCCAAGATGGCCAGGGGCACTGGCACCCCTATGCAAAAGGTACAGATTTTCCCTGGGATCTGAGCCAGTTGAGCCTGCGTGAACGGCAATGGCAACAGGCCGAACAGACCCTGGATCAAGCGACAAGAGAGCAACTGCAACGCCTGAAGGACAACATCCCTGCCTTGAAATGGCAGCAGCTATTCCCCCTAAGCGGCCCATGGCAGGCGTTTTATAGCGCCGAGCAAGGTTGGCTTGGTGAACAAGGAGAAAAGCGATGAACTTGATTGAAGACCCGTGGATCCCCGCCATAAGGGCCGATGGCCGTCAGTGCCGGATAGCGCCCTGGCAGATCGCCGAAACCGACAACCCGGTCGTGGAATTGGCCGCCCCGCGTGCCGACTTCCAGGGCGCGCTCTACCAGTTTTTGATTGGTTTGCTGCAAACCGCCACGGCCCCAGAAGACAGCGAGCAGTGGAGCGATCTTTACCATGAGCCGCCTCTAGCAGATAAGCTGGCTTCAGCGTTTGGCGCTTTCGCCCCGGCTTTTGAGCTATTCAGTGAAGTGGGCAAACCTGCCTTTTTACAGGATCTCACCTTGCAAGAAGGCGAGGCCAAAGGCATTGCCGGGCTATTGATTGATGCGCCCGGTGGCAAGACGGTTAAAGACAACCTGGATTTTTTTATCAAGAGTGGTCAGGTCGAACAGCTTTGCCCAAGCTGCGCCGCCCAGGCGCTGTTTACCTTGCAAACTAATGCGCCTTCAGGAGGCGTTGGCCATCGGGTTGGACTGCGCGGCGGTGGCCCGCTAACCACGCTGTTAAAACCTGCTGGTGCTAGCACCTTGTGGCAAAAGCTGTGGCTCAATGTGCTCGACAGCAGCAACGGGCTGCAAAGCGCCAATACTGTGCTGAGTGCCGACATTTTCTCGTGGCTGGCGCCAACACGTGTATCGGATAAAACCGGCCAAGCCACCTTTCCTGAAGAGGTAGCGCCACTGCAAATGTACTGGGGCATGCCACGGCGCATTCGCTTAGAGAAGCAACCTGGTTTTTGCCAATGCAGCCTCTGCGGTGGTGAAACCGAAAGCAGCGTCAGCCACTTCATTACCCGCAACTACGGCACCAACTATGACGGTGCCTGGCTGCACCCGTTAACCCCGTATCGTATTGACCCGAAAAAAGAGCAACTACCGCTGTCACTCAAGGGGCAAAAAGGGGGGCTGAATTATCGCCATTGGTTGGGATTGGTACTCAGGGATGACGAGAACGGCGACCAGGCCGCCAAGGTGGTTCGCGATTTTCAGGCGACCAAAAGCGCCTTGCTGGATGCCGCCCAACCGTTGCAGCTGTGGTGCTTTGGCTACGACATGGACAACATGAAAGCCCGCTGCTGGTATGAACACACCTTGCCGGTGATGCAGCTTGGCGCCTCCCAGGCAGAGTTAGTACAGCAATGGGCGCAGGTTTTGGTTAATTGTGCCCGTGAAAGTGCCCAGTTACTGCGCCAGCACATCAAGCAAGCCTGGTATCGGCGCCCCAAAGATGTGGGCGGGGATATTACTTTTATCGATGCTGCGTTTTATCAGGCCACTACTGGTGATTTTTATAAGGCTTTGGCTGCCCTTGCCAGGCATAGCCAAAATGACACATCACCCCCGCAAGCACTTTATGAAGGCTGGTTCCACACCCTTAAAAGGGCGCTGGAAACGCAATTTGATCAGAGCGCGCTCAATGCCACCCCCGAAGCGATGGATCTTAAAAGAGTAATGGCCGCTAGGGCTGCGCTTTTTAAAAACTTTCATTCCAGCAAACAGATTAAACAAATAAAGCCGGCTAAACGCCCATTGAAGGAGACCGCTTGATGACCGAACACAACCTGCACGGCGCCAGCCCGGCGGCGCTTCGCCACTGGCATAGCGCACTAGACGGGCAGCGCGGGATGCGTGCCCAACTAAGGCGCATCGACCGCCCTGAGGATGTACTGCTCAGCGAAGCCTTCGCCGCTTTTTTAGCGCGTCTGCCGGAAAGCTGGCGCCATGAGCGGCACTTAATGGCCAGCGCCCTGGTGGCCTCGGCCTTGGCCTGGGTGCAACACGATGAGCAAACCAGCAGTTTTGCCAAGCAGCTCAAAGGCAAGGAGGAGCGCCCACTGATGAGCGATATGCGCTTTAAACAACTGTTAAAAAGCCGCACCCCAGAAGAGTTCTACCGCCGTTTGTTAAGGGCCATACGGCTCCTGAAAGGGCAGGTGAATGTGCTGTCACTGACCGCCGATATTTTGCAGTGGTACCAAGAGTTTACCCAAGGCCCCGAGCGTAACCCGGTTAACCGCCTGGCTGTTAAATGGGCGCGGGATTACTACGCCGCCTGATAACCAACAACCTCATTTTATTAAGGACAAAACCATGAGCCGTTTTCTTCAACTGCACCTTTTAACCAGCTACCCGCCTGCCAACCTCAACCGTGACGATCAAGGCAGGCCAAAAACCGCCAGAATGGGCGGCGTTGAGCGCCTACGAGTATCCTCACAAAGCCTTAAGCGCCACTGGCGCACTTCTGAGCTTTTCCAGCAAGCGCTGGCAGGCCATGTGGGGGTGCGCACCAAAATGCTGGGCCGCGGCGTTTACGACAAACTGGTTGCAGCCGGTATCAAGGAAAAGCAAGCCAATGAGTGGGCCCAGGCCATTGCCGGTGTATTTGGTAAAAGCAAAAAGGCCAGCAAAGATAAACCGCTATTGGAGCTGGAAATTGAGCAGCTAGTGCACATTAGTGGTGACGAACAAGCCGCCATTGATGCATTGGTGGCGACCCTCATTGATGCACAAAGATCGCCCGAAGACGAAGAGTTAGAGCTGCTGCGTCATAACACCAGCGCTGCCGATGTGGCGCTATTTGGCCGAATGCTGGCTTCCAAACCGGCCTACAACATCGAGGCTGCCTGCCAGGTCGC carries:
- the casA gene encoding type I-E CRISPR-associated protein Cse1/CasA — translated: MNLIEDPWIPAIRADGRQCRIAPWQIAETDNPVVELAAPRADFQGALYQFLIGLLQTATAPEDSEQWSDLYHEPPLADKLASAFGAFAPAFELFSEVGKPAFLQDLTLQEGEAKGIAGLLIDAPGGKTVKDNLDFFIKSGQVEQLCPSCAAQALFTLQTNAPSGGVGHRVGLRGGGPLTTLLKPAGASTLWQKLWLNVLDSSNGLQSANTVLSADIFSWLAPTRVSDKTGQATFPEEVAPLQMYWGMPRRIRLEKQPGFCQCSLCGGETESSVSHFITRNYGTNYDGAWLHPLTPYRIDPKKEQLPLSLKGQKGGLNYRHWLGLVLRDDENGDQAAKVVRDFQATKSALLDAAQPLQLWCFGYDMDNMKARCWYEHTLPVMQLGASQAELVQQWAQVLVNCARESAQLLRQHIKQAWYRRPKDVGGDITFIDAAFYQATTGDFYKALAALARHSQNDTSPPQALYEGWFHTLKRALETQFDQSALNATPEAMDLKRVMAARAALFKNFHSSKQIKQIKPAKRPLKETA
- the cas7e gene encoding type I-E CRISPR-associated protein Cas7/Cse4/CasC, whose protein sequence is MSRFLQLHLLTSYPPANLNRDDQGRPKTARMGGVERLRVSSQSLKRHWRTSELFQQALAGHVGVRTKMLGRGVYDKLVAAGIKEKQANEWAQAIAGVFGKSKKASKDKPLLELEIEQLVHISGDEQAAIDALVATLIDAQRSPEDEELELLRHNTSAADVALFGRMLASKPAYNIEAACQVAHALSVHPVVIEDDYFTAVDDLNDGQEDSGSSHIGETGFAAGLFYSYLCINREQLIDNLGGDVALADKAIAALIEAAVKVAPSGKQNSFAQQGYASYVLAEMGEQQPRSLSAAFLKPVEPKGWQETDYLAQAIEQLQNQYTKFDKAYGQCATARYELNVNAEQGTFAALLDFVASANH
- the casB gene encoding type I-E CRISPR-associated protein Cse2/CasB — encoded protein: MTEHNLHGASPAALRHWHSALDGQRGMRAQLRRIDRPEDVLLSEAFAAFLARLPESWRHERHLMASALVASALAWVQHDEQTSSFAKQLKGKEERPLMSDMRFKQLLKSRTPEEFYRRLLRAIRLLKGQVNVLSLTADILQWYQEFTQGPERNPVNRLAVKWARDYYAA